A stretch of Paenibacillus mucilaginosus 3016 DNA encodes these proteins:
- a CDS encoding response regulator transcription factor, translated as MYNVLIIEDDKDMAEAMRKLLVNWGYQASVICEGFEQIWKPFEAAEPHIVLLDINIPAFDGFYWCRKIREVSSVPIVFVSSRDSAMDIVLAMNSGGDDYIQKPFDAHVLVAKLQAIIRRTYEYRTAETQLIECSQVILNLNDTKLYYGEECLELTKNEFRMLRTLMENRGRVVTRESLMKQLWNDDLYVNENTLTVNMNRLRKRLEEIGVGDWIQTKKGMGYLIP; from the coding sequence ATGTACAACGTGCTCATCATCGAGGATGACAAGGACATGGCGGAAGCGATGCGGAAGCTGCTTGTCAATTGGGGCTATCAAGCCAGCGTCATCTGCGAAGGGTTCGAACAGATCTGGAAGCCGTTCGAAGCGGCCGAGCCTCATATCGTGCTCCTTGATATAAACATTCCTGCATTTGACGGGTTCTATTGGTGCCGCAAAATCAGAGAGGTGTCGAGCGTTCCCATCGTATTCGTTTCCTCACGGGACAGCGCTATGGATATCGTTCTGGCGATGAACAGCGGGGGGGACGATTATATCCAGAAGCCGTTTGACGCCCATGTCCTCGTAGCGAAGCTGCAGGCCATCATTCGGCGCACGTATGAATACAGGACGGCGGAGACACAGCTCATCGAATGCAGTCAGGTCATTCTGAATCTGAACGATACCAAGCTATATTACGGGGAAGAGTGCCTGGAACTCACGAAGAACGAATTCCGGATGCTGCGGACGCTGATGGAGAACAGAGGCCGGGTCGTGACGCGGGAAAGCTTGATGAAGCAGCTTTGGAATGATGACCTGTACGTAAACGAGAACACGCTCACGGTGAACATGAACCGTTTAAGGAAAAGGCTTGAGGAGATCGGGGTCGGAGATTGGATACAAACGAAAAAAGGAATGGGATACCTGATTCCATGA
- a CDS encoding sensor histidine kinase — protein sequence MRLRDYVRMNKLWLTGNLVLLLLVNGVLFSSSALAQETADLVYMDVLILSAQLCLFGYGYVRQRRAYAAFLDHFGPQRKGRGTVPAGDVYFDTMTRLLSDHKQQYRIAEESYKKNMNDTQEYMTQWAHDIKVNLAVCDLLLGEVENGHELRTQVEQIKFRINQVLQMTRANHYREDMAAEEVDIRQELRNAIKENSLFFIHKNIEIETDLKPFTVISDKKWVFDIFCQILNNCSKYTASGGRLIITAHETDRAYDVRIRDNGIGIPREDLPRIFDKGFTGRNGRLGTKSTGMGLYYAKKMADRLRIGLEAASEEGVYTEFTVTFYKLSDDYNAAASAYSKASNTLASRGSGEI from the coding sequence ATGAGGCTGCGCGATTATGTGAGGATGAACAAGCTGTGGCTCACCGGCAATCTGGTGCTGCTGCTTCTGGTGAACGGAGTGCTGTTCAGCAGCTCAGCGCTCGCCCAGGAGACGGCGGATCTCGTTTATATGGACGTGCTGATTCTATCGGCACAGCTCTGCCTGTTCGGATACGGTTATGTCCGGCAAAGAAGGGCTTATGCCGCTTTCCTGGACCATTTCGGGCCGCAGCGCAAGGGACGGGGGACTGTGCCTGCCGGTGATGTGTATTTCGATACGATGACGAGGCTGCTGAGCGATCACAAGCAGCAGTACCGGATCGCGGAGGAAAGCTATAAGAAAAACATGAACGATACCCAGGAGTACATGACGCAGTGGGCGCACGATATCAAGGTGAATCTGGCCGTGTGCGATTTGCTGCTCGGTGAGGTGGAGAACGGCCACGAGCTTCGCACCCAGGTCGAGCAGATCAAGTTCCGGATCAATCAGGTGCTTCAAATGACAAGAGCGAACCATTACCGGGAAGATATGGCGGCGGAAGAGGTGGACATCCGTCAGGAACTGAGGAATGCCATTAAGGAAAACTCCCTGTTCTTCATTCATAAAAATATCGAGATTGAGACGGACCTGAAGCCGTTTACGGTGATCAGCGACAAAAAATGGGTATTTGATATCTTCTGTCAAATTTTGAACAACTGCAGTAAATATACGGCTTCGGGCGGCCGTCTGATCATCACCGCTCACGAGACGGACCGTGCGTATGATGTACGCATTCGCGATAACGGAATCGGGATTCCGCGCGAGGACCTTCCCCGCATTTTTGACAAGGGCTTTACCGGCCGAAACGGCAGACTCGGGACGAAATCCACCGGAATGGGGCTGTATTACGCGAAGAAAATGGCCGACCGCTTGCGCATCGGGCTGGAAGCGGCAAGTGAAGAAGGGGTTTATACCGAATTTACGGTCACCTTCTATAAGCTGTCCGATGATTACAACGCTGCTGCTTCCGCTTATTCCAAAGCATCCAACACCCTGGCCAGCAGGGGCTCGGGAGAGATATGA
- a CDS encoding TetR/AcrR family transcriptional regulator, whose translation MARESGRTAEGEAASVSRREEILEAAVSVFAQWGYYKATTAHVAERAGISQPYVFKFFKTKEELFTAALQRAFGRIRRVFDGVQAPREALLGKMIAAYEGLMTTHHQEIVLQVHGQTIPEEGIRETMRTGLREVWSQVENKFREAGLPDPEVLTSTFMANGMLCHVSAVLGMPEIKPVHKAGAE comes from the coding sequence ATGGCCCGGGAATCCGGAAGAACGGCGGAAGGGGAGGCGGCGTCCGTCAGCCGCAGGGAAGAGATTCTGGAAGCGGCCGTCAGCGTCTTCGCACAGTGGGGGTATTACAAGGCGACCACGGCTCATGTTGCGGAGCGGGCGGGCATCTCGCAGCCTTATGTGTTCAAGTTTTTCAAGACGAAGGAAGAGCTCTTCACGGCGGCGCTGCAGCGGGCCTTCGGCCGGATCCGGCGCGTCTTCGACGGGGTGCAGGCCCCGCGGGAAGCGCTGCTCGGGAAGATGATCGCCGCCTACGAAGGGCTGATGACCACGCATCATCAGGAGATTGTGCTGCAGGTCCACGGCCAGACGATTCCCGAGGAAGGCATCCGCGAGACGATGCGGACCGGCTTGAGGGAAGTGTGGTCGCAGGTGGAGAACAAGTTCCGTGAAGCGGGGCTGCCCGATCCCGAGGTGCTCACGAGCACGTTCATGGCGAACGGGATGCTCTGTCACGTATCCGCCGTGCTGGGGATGCCGGAGATCAAGCCGGTGCATAAGGCCGGAGCGGAGTAA
- a CDS encoding helix-turn-helix transcriptional regulator encodes MQNDIKERRKAKGLSQDDLAQACAVSRQTINAIENNKYDPSLSLAFQLARVLGVTVDELFCGGKS; translated from the coding sequence ATGCAAAATGACATCAAAGAGCGCCGGAAGGCCAAGGGCCTCTCACAGGACGATCTCGCCCAAGCCTGCGCGGTGTCCCGCCAAACGATCAATGCCATCGAGAACAACAAGTATGATCCGAGTCTCTCCCTGGCTTTTCAGCTGGCCCGGGTGCTGGGGGTGACGGTAGACGAGTTGTTCTGCGGCGGCAAGTCCTGA
- the fumC gene encoding class II fumarate hydratase: MEGFRIERDTMGEIKVPADKLWGAQTQRSSENFRIGTERMPLEVVHAFAILKKAAARANERLGKLEPEKAEAISAAATEIIEGRWDDEFPLVVWQTGSGTQSNMNANEVIAHLATKRLEEGGKSVRIHPNDDVNRSQSSNDTFPTAMHIAGVLAVEKRLLPALAELQDTLKSKMEEFSDIVKIGRTHLQDATPLTLGQEISGWWAMLEKSGVMIRQSVETMRELAIGGTAVGTGLNAHPKFGDTAAEEISKETGIPFVSSDNKFHGLTSHDQIVYTHGAIKALAADLMKIANDVRWLASGPRCGIGEIRIPENEPGSSIMPGKVNPTQSEALTMVVCQVMGNDAAIGFAASQGNFELNVFKPVIIHNFLQSVRLLADSMESFNRNCAVGIEPDRAVIQRYLEQSLMLVTALNPHIGYEKAASIAKTAHKEGLTLKEAAMRSGYLTAEQFDSIVRPEDMIHPWES, translated from the coding sequence ATGGAAGGGTTCAGAATCGAACGCGATACGATGGGCGAAATCAAAGTGCCGGCGGATAAGCTGTGGGGCGCGCAGACGCAGCGCAGCAGCGAGAACTTCCGCATCGGTACGGAGCGGATGCCGCTCGAGGTGGTGCATGCCTTCGCCATCCTGAAGAAGGCGGCGGCAAGGGCCAACGAGCGGCTCGGCAAGCTGGAGCCGGAGAAGGCGGAGGCGATCTCCGCAGCGGCGACGGAGATCATCGAGGGCAGGTGGGACGACGAGTTCCCGCTCGTCGTCTGGCAGACCGGCAGCGGCACGCAGTCCAATATGAACGCGAACGAGGTCATCGCCCACCTGGCCACCAAGCGGCTGGAGGAGGGGGGCAAGTCGGTGCGGATTCATCCGAATGACGATGTGAACCGCTCCCAGAGCTCCAACGACACGTTCCCGACCGCGATGCATATCGCGGGTGTGCTGGCGGTCGAGAAGCGCCTGCTGCCGGCCCTGGCCGAGCTTCAGGACACGCTGAAGTCGAAGATGGAGGAGTTCAGCGACATCGTGAAGATCGGGCGCACGCATCTGCAGGACGCCACGCCGCTGACGCTCGGCCAGGAGATCAGCGGCTGGTGGGCGATGCTCGAGAAGAGCGGCGTGATGATCCGGCAGAGCGTGGAGACGATGCGCGAGCTTGCTATCGGCGGGACGGCCGTCGGCACCGGGCTCAATGCCCATCCGAAGTTCGGGGACACGGCGGCCGAGGAGATTTCGAAGGAAACGGGCATCCCGTTCGTGTCCTCGGACAACAAGTTCCACGGCCTGACGAGCCACGACCAGATCGTCTATACGCATGGGGCGATCAAGGCACTGGCGGCGGATCTGATGAAGATCGCCAACGATGTCCGCTGGCTCGCCAGCGGTCCGCGCTGCGGCATCGGCGAGATCCGCATCCCGGAGAACGAGCCGGGCAGTTCGATCATGCCGGGCAAGGTGAACCCGACGCAGAGCGAAGCGCTGACGATGGTCGTCTGCCAGGTGATGGGCAATGACGCGGCGATCGGGTTCGCGGCCTCCCAGGGGAATTTTGAGCTCAATGTGTTCAAGCCGGTCATCATCCACAATTTCCTGCAGTCCGTCCGGCTCCTCGCCGACAGCATGGAATCCTTCAACCGCAACTGCGCGGTCGGCATCGAACCGGACCGGGCGGTGATCCAGCGCTATCTGGAGCAGTCGCTGATGCTGGTAACGGCGCTCAACCCGCATATTGGGTACGAGAAGGCGGCGTCCATCGCGAAGACAGCCCACAAGGAAGGGCTTACCCTGAAGGAGGCGGCGATGCGCAGCGGGTATTTGACGGCGGAGCAGTTCGACAGCATCGTGCGGCCCGAGGACATGATTCATCCCTGGGAATCGTAA
- a CDS encoding DUF192 domain-containing protein codes for MKLVNLETGEILAWELRTAKTFMQRLRGLMFSKELPEGTGLHIRPCRSIHTFFMRYAIDVLYLDENDTIVGMQEKLPPGRVGPLVPRAVSVIELPAGSLGLTRTKHGQAVVLL; via the coding sequence ATGAAGCTGGTGAATCTCGAGACGGGAGAAATCCTGGCGTGGGAACTGCGTACAGCGAAAACCTTCATGCAGAGGCTGCGCGGCCTGATGTTCTCGAAAGAGCTGCCGGAGGGCACCGGCCTTCATATCCGTCCCTGCCGCTCAATCCATACTTTCTTTATGCGTTACGCCATCGATGTGCTGTATTTGGACGAGAACGATACCATTGTGGGCATGCAGGAGAAGCTGCCCCCGGGCCGGGTCGGGCCGCTGGTCCCCCGCGCCGTATCGGTCATCGAGCTTCCTGCGGGAAGTCTGGGCCTGACGCGGACGAAGCATGGACAAGCCGTAGTTTTGCTCTAA
- a CDS encoding Flp family type IVb pilin produces the protein MMNKLRALVTEEQGQGMTEYGLVLGLIAVAVVATLVMLRTEITNIFTDALNTVQSRNTTP, from the coding sequence ATGATGAACAAACTGAGAGCACTCGTAACCGAAGAACAGGGACAAGGCATGACGGAATACGGATTGGTCCTCGGGCTGATCGCCGTAGCGGTCGTCGCGACACTGGTGATGCTGCGTACGGAAATCACGAACATTTTCACTGACGCGCTGAACACGGTCCAGAGCCGCAACACCACGCCGTAA
- a CDS encoding Flp family type IVb pilin produces the protein MMNKLRALVTEEQGQGMTEYGLVLGLIAVAVVATLVMLRTEITNIFTDALNTVQSRNTTP, from the coding sequence ATGATGAACAAACTGAGAGCACTGGTAACCGAAGAACAGGGACAAGGCATGACGGAGTACGGTTTGGTCCTCGGGCTGATCGCCGTAGCGGTCGTCGCGACACTGGTCATGCTGCGTACGGAGATTACGAACATTTTCACCGACGCGCTGAACACGGTCCAAAGCCGCAACACTACGCCCTAA
- a CDS encoding Flp family type IVb pilin, giving the protein MMNKLRALVTEEKGQGMTEYGLVLGLIAVAVVATLVMLRTEITNIFTDALNTVQSRSETP; this is encoded by the coding sequence ATGATGAACAAACTGAGAGCACTCGTAACGGAAGAAAAGGGACAAGGCATGACGGAGTACGGTCTGGTCCTCGGACTGATTGCTGTAGCCGTGGTCGCCACGCTGGTGATGCTGCGTACGGAAATCACGAACATTTTCACCGACGCGCTGAACACGGTTCAAAGCCGCAGCGAGACGCCATAA